GCTAAATCTTTGGATTTATGGATAAATGATGGTTTGATTGCTATTTTTTTCCTTTGTATAGGACTTGAATTAAAATATGAAATTTTACGCGGACAACTTAAAAATATAAGATCAGTTTCTTTGCCTATATTTGGAGCTTTAGGGGGTATGATTGTCCCTGCTTTGATTTTTTCTGCCATTAATTATTCTCATGAATTTGCTATGAAAGGATGGGCTATCCCTACAGCTACGGATATAGCATTTGCAGTAGGTATTTTAATGCTTTTGGGAAGCAAAATTCCTTCTAGTCTTAAGTTATTCTTGCTTTCTTTAGCTATTTTTGATGACTTAGGAGCTATTATTATCATTGCTTTATTTTATACAGATCAATTATCTACTTTAGCAATTATTGTATGTCTTTTATGTGTTTTTATTTTATTTGTTTTGAATTATTTTCATGTTACTCACTTGCCTCTTTATGTTTTAGTTGGAGTGGTTTTATGGATAGCTATGTTAAAAAGTGGCGTTCATGCGACTTTAGCGGGTGTAATCATAGCTTTATTTATTCCTCTTGATACTAAAAATAAAAAACCCTATCTTCACGAAGTGCACAAGGATTTAAACCCTTGGGTGGTGTATTTTATTTTGCCTTTATTTGCTTTTGCAAATGCGGGTATTGATTTAAGAGATATGCATTTTGAGTCTATTGTTTCACCTGTAAGTATGGGAATTATGCTGGGTTTATTTTTAGGAAAACAACTAGGAGTTTTTGGGTTTTGTTATTTGGCTATAAAATTAAAGCTTGCAAAACTGCCTGAAAATATTAAGTACAAAAAATTCTACGGAATTTGTATTTTAACAGGTATTGGTTTTACTATGAGTTTATTTATCGATGGCTTGGCATACAAAAACAGCAATATTTTTGAGCACGCGGATAAACTAGCTATTTTGATAGCGAGTTTTTTAAGTGCTATTGTTGGATTTATATATCTTAAAATTGTTAAATGAATAAGGTTTTATTAAAATTAAAAGCTTTAGTATTAAATGAGGCCTTTGGTGGATTTTTACTCATAATTTGTACTATACTTGCTCTACTTGTGCAAAATGGTTCTTTAAGTGAGCATTATCGCGAACTACTCAATTTAAAAGTTGGAGTTAGTGTGGGTGAGTTTGAGCTTAACAAGCCTTTCTTGCTTTGGATTAACGATGGTCTTATATCGATATTTTTCTTCGCTATAGGCCTTGAGCTTAAAAAAGAATTTCTACACGGGGACTTTAAAAACCCTAAAAATATAGTTTTACCTTTTATGGGGGCATTAGGCGGTATACTTATACCCGCTTTAATATTTGCTATAGTCAATATAGGCGATGCTTACACTTTAAAAGGATGGGCTATCCCCACAGCCACGGATACTGCATTTGCTTTGGCTATTTTGATGATGTGTGGAAAACATATTCCCTCTAGTCTTAAGTTGTTTTTACTTTCTTTGGCTATTTTTGATGATGTGGGTGCGATTTTAATTATTGCAATTTTCTATACAACCAAACTTTCAATATTTGCTTTTATAGTCGCAGGAATTGCTATTTTTATGATGTTGATTTTAAATATTTTAGGCATAACACGCAAATCTTTTTATTTTATTTGTTCAATCATTCTTTGGGTAAGTGTTTTAAAAAGTGGGGTGCATGCAACTTTAGCTGGAATTATTACAGCATTTTTTATACCTATGCAAACTAAAAATGGAGAAGATTTTTTAGAAGGAATTTATGAAAGTTTGAAATTTTGGATAGCTTTTGTTATTTTACCTTTATTTGCTTTTGCAAATGCGGGGGTTAATTTATCAAATATTGATTTAAATGCTATTTTTTCTGGCGTTAGTATAGGTATTTTTTTGGGTTTGTTTATAGGAAAACAATTGGGAGTCTTTTTGTTTTCATACTTTGCGATCAAATTTAAATTAGCAAGCTTACCTCAAAATGCAAATTTAAAGCAGCTTTATGGGGTTTGTATTTTAACAGGTATTGGCTTTACTATGAGTTTATTTATAGATGGTTTAGCATATGAGGTCAGTGATATTTTTAACTATGCAGATAATCTTGCTATTTTGATTGCTTCATTTTGTTCTGGAATTTGGGGTTTTATCTATCTTAAATTTTTTACCGCGCGTTCTTAGGAAAATTTATGAGATTTATTTTTTTTGTTATTATGGTTGCTTTTTGTATAGGTGGATGTAGTTTATCTCAAAATACAAGTCATACTAAAATAAATTATAATGTTGATAAAGAAACAAGATTAAGAGCCATTGCTAATGAATGGAAAAAAACTCCTTATGTTTTGGGTGGATCTACAAAAAGAGGAGCTGATTGTTCGG
The window above is part of the Campylobacter coli genome. Proteins encoded here:
- the nhaA gene encoding Na+/H+ antiporter NhaA; this translates as MQAVKKIILSETFPGILLIFFTLLALLFKNSSLSVIYTDFFHANFTIGFDHFQIAKSLDLWINDGLIAIFFLCIGLELKYEILRGQLKNIRSVSLPIFGALGGMIVPALIFSAINYSHEFAMKGWAIPTATDIAFAVGILMLLGSKIPSSLKLFLLSLAIFDDLGAIIIIALFYTDQLSTLAIIVCLLCVFILFVLNYFHVTHLPLYVLVGVVLWIAMLKSGVHATLAGVIIALFIPLDTKNKKPYLHEVHKDLNPWVVYFILPLFAFANAGIDLRDMHFESIVSPVSMGIMLGLFLGKQLGVFGFCYLAIKLKLAKLPENIKYKKFYGICILTGIGFTMSLFIDGLAYKNSNIFEHADKLAILIASFLSAIVGFIYLKIVK
- the nhaA gene encoding Na+/H+ antiporter NhaA: MNKVLLKLKALVLNEAFGGFLLIICTILALLVQNGSLSEHYRELLNLKVGVSVGEFELNKPFLLWINDGLISIFFFAIGLELKKEFLHGDFKNPKNIVLPFMGALGGILIPALIFAIVNIGDAYTLKGWAIPTATDTAFALAILMMCGKHIPSSLKLFLLSLAIFDDVGAILIIAIFYTTKLSIFAFIVAGIAIFMMLILNILGITRKSFYFICSIILWVSVLKSGVHATLAGIITAFFIPMQTKNGEDFLEGIYESLKFWIAFVILPLFAFANAGVNLSNIDLNAIFSGVSIGIFLGLFIGKQLGVFLFSYFAIKFKLASLPQNANLKQLYGVCILTGIGFTMSLFIDGLAYEVSDIFNYADNLAILIASFCSGIWGFIYLKFFTARS